The Mycolicibacterium boenickei genome has a segment encoding these proteins:
- a CDS encoding acyl-CoA carboxylase subunit epsilon translates to MSEASVAEETAAEDVKTDHEAHIKVLRGQPTDEEMAALMAVLGTAGGGAAEPAVRDRNLWGHPVDKLRYSIFSWQRVTLLERTHMRR, encoded by the coding sequence GTGAGCGAGGCGAGTGTGGCCGAAGAGACTGCGGCCGAAGACGTCAAGACGGATCACGAGGCACACATCAAGGTGCTGCGCGGTCAGCCCACCGACGAGGAGATGGCCGCGCTGATGGCCGTCCTCGGCACCGCCGGTGGCGGCGCTGCCGAGCCCGCGGTGCGCGACCGCAATCTGTGGGGCCACCCGGTGGACAAGCTGCGCTACTCGATCTTCAGCTGGCAGCGGGTGACGCTCCTGGAGCGCACCCACATGCGGCGCTGA